The Arachis hypogaea cultivar Tifrunner chromosome 19, arahy.Tifrunner.gnm2.J5K5, whole genome shotgun sequence genome has a window encoding:
- the LOC112775171 gene encoding GCN5-related N-acetyltransferase 4, chloroplastic isoform X3 has protein sequence MNMWGLCRASQVVDLFSTVSPEIIVREARLEDCWEVAETHCSSFFPEYSFPLDFVLRMDRLVAMLAGVSIPSGCKRTCLVAVIGSSLDQTFLFGSDDFKIGGFDGKFSLNKGYVAGILTVDTVADFLPRKGPLRQRRTGIAYISNVAVREKFRRKGIAKLLVAKAESQARSWGCRAIALHCDLKNPVATKLYQGQGFKCIKVPEGATWPQPKTSPDIQFNFMMKLLKNSPASVSN, from the exons ATGAATATGTGGG GATTATGCAGGGCAAGTCAAGTGGTTGACTTGTTCTCAACTGTGTCTCCCGAAATCATAGTCCGCGAGGCGAGGTTAGAGGACTGTTGGGAAGTCGCAGAAACTCACTGCAGCTCCTTCTTCCCTGAATATTCTTTCCCATTGGATTTCGTTCTGAGGATGGACAGATTGGTTGCTATGTTAGCCGGAGTCTCCATACCGAGTGGCTGCAAAAGGACCTGTTTGGTTGCTGTTATCGGCAGCTCACTCGATCAAACTTTCTTGTTTGGAAGTGATGATTTCAAGATTGGTGGATTTGATGGCAAATTCAGCCTCAATAAAGGTTATGTGGCTGGTATATTGACCGTAGATACTGTTGCAGACTTTCTACCTAGAAAGGGACCATTGAGACAGAGAAG GACTGGAATTGCATACATATCAAATGTGGCAGTGAGGGAAAAGTTTAGGCGAAAAGGAATAGCTAAACTATTGGTAGCAAAGGCAGAATCACAGGCCAGAAGTTGGGGTTGCCGCGCAATTGCATTGCACTGTGATTTGAAAAATCCGGTGGCCACTAAGTTATATCAAGGCCAAGGTTTCAAATGCATTAAGGTTCCAGAAGGAGCAACCTGGCCTCAGCCAAAGACATCACCTGATATTCAGTTCAACTTCATGATGAAGCTTCTCAAAAATTCACCTGCTTCTGTATCTAATTAG
- the LOC112775171 gene encoding GCN5-related N-acetyltransferase 4, chloroplastic isoform X2, whose protein sequence is MKHTGFSASFDLFMEVRLCRASQVVDLFSTVSPEIIVREARLEDCWEVAETHCSSFFPEYSFPLDFVLRMDRLVAMLAGVSIPSGCKRTCLVAVIGSSLDQTFLFGSDDFKIGGFDGKFSLNKGYVAGILTVDTVADFLPRKGPLRQRRTGIAYISNVAVREKFRRKGIAKLLVAKAESQARSWGCRAIALHCDLKNPVATKLYQGQGFKCIKVPEGATWPQPKTSPDIQFNFMMKLLKNSPASVSN, encoded by the exons ATG AAGCACACTGGTTTCTCGGCCTCTTTTGATTTATTCATGGAAGTCA GATTATGCAGGGCAAGTCAAGTGGTTGACTTGTTCTCAACTGTGTCTCCCGAAATCATAGTCCGCGAGGCGAGGTTAGAGGACTGTTGGGAAGTCGCAGAAACTCACTGCAGCTCCTTCTTCCCTGAATATTCTTTCCCATTGGATTTCGTTCTGAGGATGGACAGATTGGTTGCTATGTTAGCCGGAGTCTCCATACCGAGTGGCTGCAAAAGGACCTGTTTGGTTGCTGTTATCGGCAGCTCACTCGATCAAACTTTCTTGTTTGGAAGTGATGATTTCAAGATTGGTGGATTTGATGGCAAATTCAGCCTCAATAAAGGTTATGTGGCTGGTATATTGACCGTAGATACTGTTGCAGACTTTCTACCTAGAAAGGGACCATTGAGACAGAGAAG GACTGGAATTGCATACATATCAAATGTGGCAGTGAGGGAAAAGTTTAGGCGAAAAGGAATAGCTAAACTATTGGTAGCAAAGGCAGAATCACAGGCCAGAAGTTGGGGTTGCCGCGCAATTGCATTGCACTGTGATTTGAAAAATCCGGTGGCCACTAAGTTATATCAAGGCCAAGGTTTCAAATGCATTAAGGTTCCAGAAGGAGCAACCTGGCCTCAGCCAAAGACATCACCTGATATTCAGTTCAACTTCATGATGAAGCTTCTCAAAAATTCACCTGCTTCTGTATCTAATTAG
- the LOC112775170 gene encoding uncharacterized protein isoform X1 produces the protein MAATSGKIVQNVFVSQSHCYYQQNRQFHSQSQRAYFAPYMRNSLPSPPGKLAWTSNPSMQLRNLSKPNNDFIIQRNIHCNASASAIAVPYLDKTDFLRLQNGSDIRGVAVDGVEGEPISLTEPVAEAIAAGFAAWLFERKKAAASQNLRVSIGHDSRISAKLLQNAISRGLAGAGLEVVQYGLASTPAMFNSTLTKDEAFLCPVDGSIMITASHLPFNRNGFKFFTNAGGLGKTDIKDVLERAADIYNQFTAENLANSERKASSSIKQVDYMNVYTSDLVKAVRKAAGSIEKPLDGFHIVVDAGNGAGGFFVKKVLEPLGAVTNGSQFLEPDGLFPNHIPNPEDKTAMRAITKAVLQSKADLGIIFDTDVDRSAAVDFQGREFNRNRLIALMAAIVLEEHPGTTIVTDSVTSDGLTTFIENKLGGKHHRFKRGYKNVIDEAIRLNSVGEESHLAIETSGHGALKENHWLDDGAYLMVKILNKLASVRASGMGGGSKVLTDLIEGLHEPASSMELRLKINQDHPDLKGGSFREYGETVLKQLEKSIGSDPNLRKAPVNYEGVRVSGYGGWFLLRLSLHDPVLPLNIEAPSKGDAVKLALAVLAAVKDFAGLDISALDKFLRESS, from the exons ATGGCAG CAACATCAGGGAAGATTGTCCAAAATGTTTTTGTGTCACAGTCACATTGCTACTACCAACAGAATAGGCAGTTCCATTCACAGAGTCAGAGGGCCTATTTTGCCCCTTATATGCGCAACTCGCTTCCCTCACCACCGGGGAAGTTGGCATGGACTTCCAACCCATCCATGCAATTGCGCAATTTGTCAAAACCCAACAATGATTTTATTATCCAGAGAAACATTCACTGCAATG CTTCTGCATCTGCTATTGCTGTTCCGTATCTGGACAAGACTGATTTTCTAAGGCTTCAAAATGGCAG TGACATACGTGGTGTGGCTGTTGATGGTGTTGAGGGAGAGCCAATTAGCCTCACTGAACCGGTTGCTGAAGCAATTGCCGCTGGTTTTGCAGCATGGTTATTTGAGAGAAAGAAAGCAGCTGCTTCTCAGAATTTGAGAGTTTCTATTGGCCATGATTCCCGAATATCAGCCAAATTACTACAG AATGCAATTTCTCGTGGTCTTGCTGGTGCTGGCCTAGAAGTTGTCCAATATGG ATTAGCATCAACACCAGCCATGTTCAATAGCACACTCACAAAGGATGAAGCATTCTTGTGTCCTGTTGATGGATCCATTATGATAACAG CGAGTCATCTGCCCTTCAACCGGAATGGATTCAAATTTTTCACAAATGCTGGTGGACTTGGAAAGACTGATATCAAAGACGTATTAGAGCGAGCTGCTGATATATACAATCAATTTACAGCTGAAAATTTAGCAAATTCTGAGAGAAAGGCTTCATCATCTATTAAGCAAGTTGATTACATGAATGTATATACATCTGACCTAGTAAAGGCAGTTCGCAAAGCAGCTGGAAGCATAG AGAAGCCGTTGGATGGTTTCCATATAGTTGTTGATGCAGGCAATGGAGCAGGAGGTTTCTTTGTT AAAAAGGTTCTGGAACCACTCGGAGCAGTAACTAATGGTAGTCAATTTTTGGAGCCTGATG GCTTATTTCCAAATCATATCCCCAATCCAGAGGACAAAACAGCTATGAGAGCTATAACCAAGGCAGTCCTTCAAAGCAAAGCTGATCTTGGAATTATCTTTGATACTGATGTGGACAG ATCTGCTGCTGTGGATTTTCAAGGCCGTGAATTCAATCGGAATCGTTTAATTGCCTTAATGGCAGCAATTGTTCTTGAGGAA CATCCGGGTACAACTATTGTCACGGACAGTGTCACTTCTGATGGCCTTACCACATTTATTGAGAATAAACTTG GCGGGAAACACCATCGGTTCAAAAGAGGCTACAAAAATGTGATTGATGAAGCTATTCGTTTG AACTCTGTTGGTGAGGAGTCACATCTGGCGATTGAAACTAGTGGACATGGAGCTCTCAAGGAGAACCATTGGCTTGATGATGGTGCATACCTAATg GTCAAGATCTTAAACAAACTTGCCTCAGTGAGGGCCTCAGGAATGGGTGGTGGAAGCAAGGTTTTGACTGACTTAATAGAAGGACTCCACGAACCGGCTTCTTCAATGGAACTGAGATTAAAGATAAACCAAGACCACCCAGATCTTAAAGGAGG ATCCTTCCGGGAATATGGGGAAACTGTGCTGAAGCAGTTGGAGAAATCAATTGGCTCTGATCCAAACCTACGAAAGGCTCCTGTAAATTATGAAGGG GTTCGAGTTTCTGGCTATGGTGGGTGGTTTCTTCTTAGACTTTCACTCCACGATCCTGTACTTCCTCTTAACATTGAG GCACCAAGTAAGGGTGATGCTGTGAAGCTTGCACTTGCTGTGCTAGCGGCTGTGAAGGACTTTGCAGGTTTAGACATATCGGCTTTGGACAAATTTTTGAGAGAATCAAGTTAA
- the LOC112775171 gene encoding GCN5-related N-acetyltransferase 4, chloroplastic isoform X1 — protein sequence MRSILLPLGTSLSPTPTTLNTSKISPFNLNLKRPTTIPSWSSSSSSPHQFSLLSLSQSGLCRASQVVDLFSTVSPEIIVREARLEDCWEVAETHCSSFFPEYSFPLDFVLRMDRLVAMLAGVSIPSGCKRTCLVAVIGSSLDQTFLFGSDDFKIGGFDGKFSLNKGYVAGILTVDTVADFLPRKGPLRQRRTGIAYISNVAVREKFRRKGIAKLLVAKAESQARSWGCRAIALHCDLKNPVATKLYQGQGFKCIKVPEGATWPQPKTSPDIQFNFMMKLLKNSPASVSN from the exons ATGCGGtctattcttcttcctcttggaaCCTCACTCTCTCCAACTCCTACTACACTAAACACCTCAAAAATCTCACCTTTCAATCTTAATCTCAAGAGACCAACCACTATCCCATCTtggtcttcttcttcatcttcacctCATCAATTCtcacttctttctctctcccaaTCAG GATTATGCAGGGCAAGTCAAGTGGTTGACTTGTTCTCAACTGTGTCTCCCGAAATCATAGTCCGCGAGGCGAGGTTAGAGGACTGTTGGGAAGTCGCAGAAACTCACTGCAGCTCCTTCTTCCCTGAATATTCTTTCCCATTGGATTTCGTTCTGAGGATGGACAGATTGGTTGCTATGTTAGCCGGAGTCTCCATACCGAGTGGCTGCAAAAGGACCTGTTTGGTTGCTGTTATCGGCAGCTCACTCGATCAAACTTTCTTGTTTGGAAGTGATGATTTCAAGATTGGTGGATTTGATGGCAAATTCAGCCTCAATAAAGGTTATGTGGCTGGTATATTGACCGTAGATACTGTTGCAGACTTTCTACCTAGAAAGGGACCATTGAGACAGAGAAG GACTGGAATTGCATACATATCAAATGTGGCAGTGAGGGAAAAGTTTAGGCGAAAAGGAATAGCTAAACTATTGGTAGCAAAGGCAGAATCACAGGCCAGAAGTTGGGGTTGCCGCGCAATTGCATTGCACTGTGATTTGAAAAATCCGGTGGCCACTAAGTTATATCAAGGCCAAGGTTTCAAATGCATTAAGGTTCCAGAAGGAGCAACCTGGCCTCAGCCAAAGACATCACCTGATATTCAGTTCAACTTCATGATGAAGCTTCTCAAAAATTCACCTGCTTCTGTATCTAATTAG
- the LOC112775170 gene encoding uncharacterized protein isoform X2 gives MAASASAIAVPYLDKTDFLRLQNGSDIRGVAVDGVEGEPISLTEPVAEAIAAGFAAWLFERKKAAASQNLRVSIGHDSRISAKLLQNAISRGLAGAGLEVVQYGLASTPAMFNSTLTKDEAFLCPVDGSIMITASHLPFNRNGFKFFTNAGGLGKTDIKDVLERAADIYNQFTAENLANSERKASSSIKQVDYMNVYTSDLVKAVRKAAGSIEKPLDGFHIVVDAGNGAGGFFVKKVLEPLGAVTNGSQFLEPDGLFPNHIPNPEDKTAMRAITKAVLQSKADLGIIFDTDVDRSAAVDFQGREFNRNRLIALMAAIVLEEHPGTTIVTDSVTSDGLTTFIENKLGGKHHRFKRGYKNVIDEAIRLNSVGEESHLAIETSGHGALKENHWLDDGAYLMVKILNKLASVRASGMGGGSKVLTDLIEGLHEPASSMELRLKINQDHPDLKGGSFREYGETVLKQLEKSIGSDPNLRKAPVNYEGVRVSGYGGWFLLRLSLHDPVLPLNIEAPSKGDAVKLALAVLAAVKDFAGLDISALDKFLRESS, from the exons ATGGCAG CTTCTGCATCTGCTATTGCTGTTCCGTATCTGGACAAGACTGATTTTCTAAGGCTTCAAAATGGCAG TGACATACGTGGTGTGGCTGTTGATGGTGTTGAGGGAGAGCCAATTAGCCTCACTGAACCGGTTGCTGAAGCAATTGCCGCTGGTTTTGCAGCATGGTTATTTGAGAGAAAGAAAGCAGCTGCTTCTCAGAATTTGAGAGTTTCTATTGGCCATGATTCCCGAATATCAGCCAAATTACTACAG AATGCAATTTCTCGTGGTCTTGCTGGTGCTGGCCTAGAAGTTGTCCAATATGG ATTAGCATCAACACCAGCCATGTTCAATAGCACACTCACAAAGGATGAAGCATTCTTGTGTCCTGTTGATGGATCCATTATGATAACAG CGAGTCATCTGCCCTTCAACCGGAATGGATTCAAATTTTTCACAAATGCTGGTGGACTTGGAAAGACTGATATCAAAGACGTATTAGAGCGAGCTGCTGATATATACAATCAATTTACAGCTGAAAATTTAGCAAATTCTGAGAGAAAGGCTTCATCATCTATTAAGCAAGTTGATTACATGAATGTATATACATCTGACCTAGTAAAGGCAGTTCGCAAAGCAGCTGGAAGCATAG AGAAGCCGTTGGATGGTTTCCATATAGTTGTTGATGCAGGCAATGGAGCAGGAGGTTTCTTTGTT AAAAAGGTTCTGGAACCACTCGGAGCAGTAACTAATGGTAGTCAATTTTTGGAGCCTGATG GCTTATTTCCAAATCATATCCCCAATCCAGAGGACAAAACAGCTATGAGAGCTATAACCAAGGCAGTCCTTCAAAGCAAAGCTGATCTTGGAATTATCTTTGATACTGATGTGGACAG ATCTGCTGCTGTGGATTTTCAAGGCCGTGAATTCAATCGGAATCGTTTAATTGCCTTAATGGCAGCAATTGTTCTTGAGGAA CATCCGGGTACAACTATTGTCACGGACAGTGTCACTTCTGATGGCCTTACCACATTTATTGAGAATAAACTTG GCGGGAAACACCATCGGTTCAAAAGAGGCTACAAAAATGTGATTGATGAAGCTATTCGTTTG AACTCTGTTGGTGAGGAGTCACATCTGGCGATTGAAACTAGTGGACATGGAGCTCTCAAGGAGAACCATTGGCTTGATGATGGTGCATACCTAATg GTCAAGATCTTAAACAAACTTGCCTCAGTGAGGGCCTCAGGAATGGGTGGTGGAAGCAAGGTTTTGACTGACTTAATAGAAGGACTCCACGAACCGGCTTCTTCAATGGAACTGAGATTAAAGATAAACCAAGACCACCCAGATCTTAAAGGAGG ATCCTTCCGGGAATATGGGGAAACTGTGCTGAAGCAGTTGGAGAAATCAATTGGCTCTGATCCAAACCTACGAAAGGCTCCTGTAAATTATGAAGGG GTTCGAGTTTCTGGCTATGGTGGGTGGTTTCTTCTTAGACTTTCACTCCACGATCCTGTACTTCCTCTTAACATTGAG GCACCAAGTAAGGGTGATGCTGTGAAGCTTGCACTTGCTGTGCTAGCGGCTGTGAAGGACTTTGCAGGTTTAGACATATCGGCTTTGGACAAATTTTTGAGAGAATCAAGTTAA